A genomic region of Aureimonas populi contains the following coding sequences:
- a CDS encoding DUF1989 domain-containing protein: MSEQKTLIVPAGRGLAMRLAEGETVSVVNVSGTQVVDTWAFCAENLDHVMSMEHSRVENGRLSAGVGGHYLTDRREPIIEVVEDTSPGIHDTIMAACDARRYELLGCRGHHRSCADNLREAMEAIGLPLSGKVPQPLNLFMNIPVGADGSLTQGAPLGEPGDRVTLKALRNCVVAFSACPQDITPINGHSPTDVEVVLGRMRTAL, encoded by the coding sequence ATGAGCGAGCAGAAAACCCTCATCGTCCCGGCCGGACGTGGCCTCGCCATGCGTCTGGCTGAAGGGGAGACGGTCTCGGTTGTGAACGTCTCGGGCACTCAGGTCGTGGACACTTGGGCCTTCTGCGCCGAGAACCTCGATCACGTCATGTCCATGGAACACAGTCGTGTCGAGAACGGACGGCTTTCCGCCGGGGTCGGGGGGCATTACCTTACGGATCGGCGCGAACCCATCATCGAGGTCGTGGAGGATACCTCACCGGGCATCCACGACACGATCATGGCGGCCTGCGACGCACGCCGCTACGAACTCCTCGGATGCCGGGGCCATCACAGAAGCTGCGCCGACAACCTGCGCGAAGCCATGGAGGCGATCGGCCTTCCGCTCTCAGGAAAGGTTCCGCAGCCCCTCAACCTGTTCATGAACATCCCTGTCGGCGCGGACGGATCGCTCACGCAAGGAGCCCCTTTAGGCGAGCCGGGTGATCGCGTGACGCTCAAAGCGCTGCGAAACTGCGTGGTCGCATTCTCCGCTTGTCCACAAGACATAACGCCGATCAACGGCCATTCCCCGACAGACGTCGAGGTCGTGCTCGGCCGAATGCGCACTGCGTTGTAG
- a CDS encoding Trm112 family protein, protein MSGNDRDPQAGDTARLRPDPRLLELLVCPLTKTPLSYDAQRNELVSAAARLAYPIRDGIPIMLASEARSLE, encoded by the coding sequence ATGAGCGGGAACGACAGAGATCCGCAGGCGGGCGACACCGCGCGGCTGAGGCCGGACCCGAGGCTGCTGGAGCTTCTGGTCTGCCCCCTCACCAAGACGCCCCTGTCCTACGACGCGCAGCGCAACGAGCTCGTTTCGGCCGCCGCAAGGCTCGCCTATCCGATCCGGGACGGAATCCCGATCATGCTGGCCTCGGAGGCCCGCTCGCTCGAATAG
- a CDS encoding amino acid ABC transporter permease, with product MNVDLAYILSAMPRVSDAALFNLRIASAAALLALVGGTLLTILRSLKIRPVNGVIAVLLSFIRGTPILIQIFLVYYGLPAAVGLRLPPEMAGILAIGINSSFFISEIMRGSLREIEAGQIEASTALGLSPFAIWSRVILPQLFRRISPMLVNEGTIIVKGTALLAVITVVEMLRVAQQIGASTFRPFEPLIAAALMFLAINLALAAVGLLLERRVAKETR from the coding sequence ATGAACGTCGATCTCGCCTACATCCTTTCGGCCATGCCGAGGGTCAGCGATGCCGCGCTCTTCAATCTGCGGATCGCATCGGCGGCCGCCTTGCTCGCCCTGGTCGGCGGCACGCTGCTGACGATCCTGCGGTCGCTGAAGATCCGCCCCGTCAACGGCGTGATCGCCGTCCTGTTGAGCTTCATCCGCGGCACGCCGATACTCATCCAGATTTTCCTGGTCTATTACGGTCTGCCAGCCGCCGTCGGCCTGCGACTGCCGCCAGAGATGGCCGGCATCCTCGCGATCGGGATCAACTCTTCCTTCTTCATCTCTGAGATCATGCGCGGGTCCCTGCGCGAGATCGAGGCGGGCCAGATCGAGGCGTCTACCGCACTCGGCCTCTCCCCGTTCGCCATCTGGAGCCGGGTTATCCTGCCTCAGCTTTTCCGGCGGATATCACCCATGCTCGTGAACGAAGGGACGATCATCGTGAAGGGCACGGCCCTTCTCGCCGTTATCACCGTGGTGGAGATGCTGCGTGTGGCCCAGCAGATCGGAGCCTCGACCTTCAGGCCCTTCGAACCCCTGATCGCGGCCGCGCTCATGTTCCTGGCGATCAATCTTGCGCTGGCCGCCGTGGGCCTGTTGCTGGAGCGGCGCGTTGCGAAGGAGACCCGCTGA
- a CDS encoding amino acid ABC transporter ATP-binding protein yields the protein MTLALRATNLNRRFGETKALDEVYFEIPKGQVVSLVGPSGCGKSTLLRTLLWLDPPDEGFVEVGGHYLGRELRGETVRRQSRREIDAIRPMIGMVYQQLNLWPHMTVAENVNRPQIVAGGRSPAAARERTCRLLDRLRIAELGDRYPGQISGGQKQRVAIARALAMEPEIMLFDEPTAALDPELIGEVLQLLRDFADTGMTMLVVTHELTFARDVAARMMFMDKGRIIADGPPSRVVSSRENPRVADFFDRVSPFHPSFAARPPISGEST from the coding sequence ATGACCCTTGCTCTGCGGGCGACTAACCTCAACCGTCGCTTCGGAGAGACGAAGGCTCTCGACGAGGTGTATTTCGAGATTCCGAAGGGACAGGTCGTCAGCCTGGTCGGGCCTTCCGGCTGCGGGAAGTCCACGCTTCTGCGCACCCTTCTGTGGCTCGACCCCCCGGACGAGGGTTTCGTCGAGGTCGGCGGACACTATCTTGGACGCGAGTTGAGAGGCGAGACCGTTCGGCGCCAGTCCCGCCGCGAGATCGACGCGATCCGGCCTATGATCGGGATGGTCTACCAGCAGCTCAACCTGTGGCCCCACATGACAGTCGCCGAGAACGTGAACCGGCCCCAGATCGTCGCGGGCGGCCGATCGCCGGCCGCGGCGCGCGAACGCACCTGCCGGCTTCTCGACCGTCTGCGGATCGCCGAACTCGGCGATCGCTATCCGGGCCAGATTTCCGGCGGCCAGAAGCAGCGCGTCGCCATCGCCCGTGCTCTCGCCATGGAGCCCGAGATCATGCTGTTCGACGAGCCGACCGCAGCCCTCGACCCCGAGCTGATCGGCGAGGTGCTCCAACTGCTGCGAGACTTCGCTGACACTGGCATGACCATGCTGGTCGTCACGCACGAACTCACGTTCGCCCGCGACGTCGCCGCGCGGATGATGTTCATGGACAAGGGACGGATCATCGCCGACGGGCCGCCTTCCAGGGTCGTCTCCTCGCGCGAGAACCCCCGCGTCGCGGACTTCTTCGATCGCGTCTCGCCCTTTCATCCGTCCTTCGCAGCGCGTCCCCCTATCTCAGGAGAAAGCACTTGA
- a CDS encoding agmatinase, with translation MSLTVPAPVSHGSFLYAPVHTDLDSLEADIAFLGIPYGSAYTPDALANDQINAPDTIRRVTYRVSRALERHDFDVGGPIYDDRPIRAVDVGNVPYDLEVAGGGHFARAEEAVRKILKAGAMPITFGGDHGIPIPILRALSELGGDEPITLVQIDAHIDWRNEVNGVHDGLSSPIRRASEMDHIGEIFQIGIRAQGSARPEEYEAAVAYGANIVPAFEVHDHGIDSVLDRIPSGGRYYITIDADGIDPSEAPGVEGPAPGGLTFHQCRRLIHGLVAKGRVLGMDVVEITPSRDVNDITSILAGRLAVNLIGAAVRADYFAGP, from the coding sequence ATGTCTCTTACCGTTCCAGCGCCGGTCTCGCACGGAAGCTTCCTGTACGCGCCGGTCCATACCGATCTGGACTCTCTGGAAGCCGACATCGCTTTTCTCGGAATTCCCTATGGCAGCGCCTACACGCCGGACGCGCTTGCGAACGACCAGATCAATGCGCCTGACACGATCCGGCGCGTGACCTACCGTGTATCCAGGGCGCTTGAGCGCCACGACTTCGATGTCGGCGGTCCGATCTACGACGATCGCCCGATCCGTGCGGTGGACGTTGGCAACGTTCCCTATGATCTCGAAGTCGCAGGCGGTGGCCACTTCGCGCGCGCCGAGGAGGCGGTGCGCAAGATCCTGAAGGCCGGGGCGATGCCGATCACCTTCGGTGGCGATCACGGCATTCCAATCCCGATTCTGCGGGCACTTTCCGAACTCGGCGGAGACGAACCCATCACCCTCGTTCAGATCGACGCCCATATCGATTGGAGGAACGAGGTGAACGGTGTCCACGACGGCTTGTCGAGCCCGATCCGCAGGGCATCCGAGATGGATCACATCGGGGAAATCTTTCAGATCGGAATCCGTGCCCAAGGCAGCGCACGCCCAGAGGAATACGAGGCCGCGGTGGCCTACGGCGCCAACATCGTGCCCGCCTTCGAGGTACACGACCATGGGATCGACTCCGTCCTGGACCGAATCCCCTCAGGCGGGCGTTACTACATCACAATCGATGCCGATGGCATCGACCCTTCGGAGGCACCGGGCGTCGAAGGTCCCGCGCCGGGAGGACTGACCTTCCATCAGTGCCGGCGCCTGATCCACGGGCTCGTGGCCAAGGGGCGCGTCCTCGGCATGGACGTCGTCGAGATCACCCCGTCTCGCGATGTCAACGACATCACCTCGATCCTTGCCGGCCGGCTGGCCGTCAACCTGATCGGCGCCGCCGTCAGGGCGGACTACTTCGCGGGGCCCTGA
- a CDS encoding arginase family protein, translating into MKPIDRPYCGIPSYLRSRISSSPSDYAGARIGVLGVPFDEGSPFLPGSRMGPRAIREHSLRFPLDAPLHDPDTGTDYLAEEISRGLIVDAGDVDVRPANPARTFEIVTQRVREMLEAGLMPVVLGGDHSITYPVFEAFDRPMHVIQFDAHQDYAEIDEDLDRTNSHAFRHIVSMPTCLSLTQIGIRGLRTSRRHVEELRGSGHRVVCMSETRRLGADGIAALLPEGSDVYVTIDVDALDMSLVPGCVSGEPDGMTFPQLMGALRAIAERHRVRGFDFVEVNPPLDVGTGATAYLGALVVTGFLGFICNQPYWAEARDAQGVPA; encoded by the coding sequence TTGAAGCCCATCGACAGACCGTATTGCGGCATACCGAGCTATCTGCGGAGCAGGATCTCGTCATCGCCTTCCGATTATGCCGGAGCCAGGATCGGCGTCCTTGGCGTTCCCTTCGACGAGGGATCTCCCTTCCTGCCGGGGTCGAGGATGGGACCACGGGCGATCCGCGAGCATTCCTTGCGCTTTCCGCTCGACGCGCCGCTTCACGACCCGGACACCGGGACGGATTACCTCGCGGAGGAGATTTCGCGCGGCCTGATCGTCGACGCGGGCGACGTGGACGTGCGGCCCGCCAACCCGGCCCGCACCTTCGAGATCGTAACCCAGCGCGTGCGCGAGATGCTCGAAGCAGGGTTGATGCCCGTCGTCCTCGGCGGCGATCACTCGATCACCTATCCTGTCTTCGAAGCGTTCGACCGCCCGATGCACGTCATCCAGTTCGATGCGCATCAGGACTACGCGGAGATCGACGAGGATCTCGACCGGACGAACAGCCACGCGTTCCGGCACATCGTCTCGATGCCGACCTGCCTGTCTCTGACACAGATCGGCATTCGCGGGCTGCGCACGAGCCGGCGCCACGTCGAGGAACTTCGCGGGAGCGGCCACCGAGTCGTGTGCATGAGCGAGACGCGGCGTTTGGGAGCCGACGGGATCGCTGCGCTCTTACCCGAAGGCTCGGACGTTTACGTTACGATCGACGTCGATGCCCTCGACATGTCGCTGGTTCCCGGCTGCGTTTCGGGCGAGCCGGACGGAATGACGTTCCCGCAACTGATGGGCGCTCTGCGGGCGATCGCCGAGCGTCACCGGGTAAGAGGCTTCGACTTCGTGGAAGTAAATCCGCCGCTGGACGTCGGAACAGGAGCCACCGCCTATCTCGGGGCACTGGTCGTCACCGGGTTTCTCGGCTTCATCTGCAACCAGCCCTACTGGGCCGAGGCACGCGACGCGCAAGGAGTGCCAGCATGA
- a CDS encoding LysR family transcriptional regulator yields MDGTLVKTPFLKRRTVGPLHENDLRNLRVFRIVCDAGGITAAVERNGLEKSSVSRSIKSLEARLDGTLCFRGPKGFSLTDYGTKVYAAASSLDDALDRTRTAINAAHGLFEGEVRLGVADNCLTNPDAKISDAIEAFMKIAPAVRLSVSIYPPDQLAAALTERRLHLGVVSSELAGPGFEGIPIFTERFHLYCCPQADEAPPRLERLASRGYGIVHRAFSHDGPAGSSRHIDAAWTAQASGLEAVATLVNTGRYVGFLPDHYVEGIRTRRPFVEVPGSSHLSLETVFCVVTERDRSISQASNAMKETIVRVARQMGTARAAQALCDGR; encoded by the coding sequence ATGGATGGAACGCTCGTCAAAACCCCGTTTCTAAAGCGTCGGACGGTCGGGCCGCTCCATGAGAACGACCTCCGGAACCTGCGCGTTTTTAGGATAGTTTGCGATGCAGGCGGCATCACCGCTGCGGTAGAGCGCAACGGACTGGAGAAGTCGTCGGTTAGCCGATCGATCAAGTCGCTGGAAGCCCGCCTCGACGGAACACTTTGCTTTCGCGGACCAAAGGGCTTCTCCCTGACGGACTACGGGACGAAGGTCTATGCTGCGGCCAGTTCGCTCGACGACGCTTTGGACCGCACGAGGACTGCGATCAACGCGGCTCACGGACTCTTCGAAGGGGAGGTCAGGCTAGGCGTCGCCGACAATTGCCTCACGAACCCCGATGCAAAGATCTCCGACGCGATCGAGGCATTCATGAAGATCGCGCCGGCCGTGCGCCTATCGGTCTCCATCTATCCTCCCGACCAGTTGGCGGCCGCCCTGACGGAGCGCCGGCTGCATCTCGGCGTGGTGTCCTCCGAGTTGGCGGGTCCGGGGTTCGAGGGGATTCCGATCTTCACCGAGCGATTCCACCTGTATTGCTGCCCCCAAGCCGATGAGGCACCACCCCGATTGGAAAGACTCGCCTCACGGGGCTACGGCATCGTGCACAGGGCTTTCAGTCATGACGGTCCCGCAGGATCATCGAGGCACATCGACGCCGCGTGGACGGCGCAGGCGAGTGGACTGGAAGCTGTGGCCACACTCGTCAATACGGGGCGTTATGTAGGATTCTTGCCGGACCACTATGTTGAGGGAATCCGGACGCGCAGGCCCTTCGTCGAAGTCCCCGGCTCCTCGCACCTCAGCCTCGAAACGGTCTTCTGCGTCGTGACGGAGCGTGACAGGTCGATCTCGCAGGCGTCGAACGCCATGAAAGAAACCATCGTGCGAGTTGCGCGACAGATGGGAACGGCGCGGGCCGCACAAGCCTTGTGCGACGGGAGGTGA
- a CDS encoding IS5 family transposase, which translates to MWTPTTRRQHSRDHLRYETDLTDAEWGIIEPMLPKGCSRGRPSAWPTREILNAIFYVLRGGIPWRLIPKDMPPKSTVFDHFSRWRDAGVFATINHRLVMRDRERVARDASPSAAVIDSQSVKTTEAGGPRGYDAGKKVKGRKRQAMVDTDGRALVLDPQPASVQDRDGAVPVLRLSRRSFPFVTKAFADAGFAGERPRTATLIDIEIVRKPPEQIGFAIHPRRWVVERFFAWISRNRRLWKNTEATLASATAFLYAASVMILLRRIARAS; encoded by the coding sequence ATGTGGACCCCGACCACCCGGCGGCAGCATAGCCGCGACCACCTGCGATATGAAACCGACCTGACCGATGCCGAGTGGGGGATCATCGAGCCCATGCTGCCGAAGGGATGTTCGCGAGGGCGACCGTCGGCCTGGCCGACGCGCGAGATCCTGAATGCGATCTTCTACGTCCTGCGGGGTGGCATTCCCTGGCGGCTCATCCCCAAGGACATGCCGCCCAAGAGCACGGTGTTCGACCATTTCAGCCGCTGGCGCGACGCTGGCGTATTCGCGACCATCAACCACCGCCTCGTCATGAGGGATCGTGAGCGGGTGGCGCGCGATGCCTCGCCCAGCGCCGCCGTCATCGACAGCCAAAGCGTCAAGACAACCGAGGCCGGCGGGCCGAGAGGGTATGACGCCGGCAAGAAGGTGAAGGGTCGAAAGCGCCAGGCCATGGTCGATACGGATGGACGCGCCCTCGTTCTCGATCCTCAGCCCGCCAGTGTCCAGGACCGCGACGGTGCCGTCCCTGTCCTGCGCCTGTCGCGGCGTTCCTTCCCGTTCGTGACGAAGGCCTTCGCCGACGCAGGCTTTGCGGGAGAGCGGCCTCGCACCGCAACGCTGATCGACATTGAGATCGTCAGGAAACCGCCAGAGCAGATCGGATTCGCAATCCATCCGAGGCGCTGGGTCGTGGAACGCTTCTTCGCATGGATCAGCCGCAACCGGCGCCTCTGGAAGAATACCGAGGCCACGCTCGCATCCGCCACAGCCTTCCTCTACGCCGCATCCGTCATGATCCTCCTACGTCGCATCGCTCGGGCATCATGA
- a CDS encoding (2Fe-2S)-binding protein translates to MPIRINGADVPVPDDARVSLLDLLRERLHLTGTKVGCNQGACGACTVLVDDERVLSCLTLAVQVDERSVTTVEGLGGLDHLHPLQAAFIEHDGFQCGYCTPGQICSAAAMLREIERGAPSYVTADLGADVITLSPEEVRERMSGNLCRCGTHNGIVEAILDAARETAR, encoded by the coding sequence ATGCCGATACGGATCAACGGGGCCGATGTGCCCGTGCCGGACGACGCGCGCGTCTCGCTGCTGGATCTCCTGCGCGAACGTCTCCATCTGACCGGCACCAAGGTCGGCTGCAACCAGGGCGCCTGCGGCGCCTGCACCGTTCTGGTCGACGATGAACGCGTCCTCTCTTGCCTGACGCTGGCTGTCCAAGTGGACGAACGCTCTGTCACTACGGTCGAAGGTCTGGGCGGCCTCGACCACCTTCACCCACTCCAGGCCGCCTTCATCGAGCATGACGGCTTCCAGTGCGGATATTGTACGCCCGGCCAGATCTGTTCCGCGGCGGCGATGCTGCGCGAGATCGAGCGTGGGGCGCCGAGCTACGTCACGGCCGATCTCGGCGCGGACGTGATCACGCTCTCGCCCGAGGAGGTTCGCGAGCGGATGAGCGGTAATCTCTGTCGCTGCGGCACGCATAACGGGATCGTGGAAGCCATTCTCGATGCGGCAAGGGAAACCGCGCGATGA
- a CDS encoding transporter substrate-binding domain-containing protein, with protein MAKLTRRQFGIVTGLTGVLAAFPIPLLAQTGGTLGRIRETGTVTVGTEAAFPPFEFVDESGQIVGYGKDILDVIVSELGVELRQLDLPWQGILPGLLAGNFDFVATTVGVNEERASRYAYTAPIANGQPYALTRAGEAFEDEDAMAGLRVGTQLASSTEPIARALNDRLTAEGEGFADLLLYTAFTDCYVALATGEIDVVIQSLPSLATLVRDRPDAFEIGAPIETGVQWTYLCWVTRPEDTDLRDFISVVIFKMRDDGRLYELQEKWFGFRMEIPHDGYLPEGAL; from the coding sequence ATGGCAAAACTCACGCGCAGGCAATTCGGCATCGTCACCGGGCTCACGGGTGTCTTGGCCGCGTTCCCGATCCCCCTCCTCGCCCAGACGGGAGGAACGCTGGGCCGCATCCGAGAAACGGGAACGGTCACCGTCGGCACGGAAGCCGCTTTTCCTCCGTTCGAATTCGTGGACGAGAGCGGCCAGATCGTCGGATACGGCAAGGACATCCTCGATGTCATCGTCTCCGAACTCGGCGTTGAGCTTCGGCAGCTCGATCTGCCTTGGCAGGGTATCCTGCCAGGCCTCCTCGCAGGCAACTTCGATTTCGTCGCCACCACCGTCGGCGTCAATGAAGAGCGGGCCTCCCGCTACGCCTACACGGCCCCGATCGCCAACGGGCAACCCTATGCGCTCACCCGCGCCGGGGAGGCGTTCGAGGATGAGGACGCGATGGCCGGGCTTCGAGTCGGCACGCAGCTGGCTTCGTCGACGGAACCGATCGCCCGCGCCCTGAACGACCGGCTCACGGCTGAAGGCGAGGGCTTTGCGGATCTCTTGCTCTACACCGCGTTCACCGACTGCTACGTGGCACTCGCCACCGGGGAGATCGACGTGGTGATCCAGTCGCTGCCATCGCTGGCGACCCTCGTCAGGGATCGCCCGGACGCATTCGAGATCGGGGCGCCGATCGAGACCGGAGTGCAGTGGACCTACCTATGCTGGGTGACGAGGCCCGAGGACACCGATCTTCGCGACTTCATCTCGGTCGTGATCTTCAAGATGAGGGACGACGGCCGTCTCTACGAACTCCAGGAGAAGTGGTTCGGATTCCGGATGGAGATTCCCCACGACGGCTACCTGCCCGAAGGCGCTCTCTGA
- a CDS encoding LON peptidase substrate-binding domain-containing protein — protein sequence MGQAGNRTYASENEVPATIPVFPLEGALLLPGGQMPLNIFEPRYLEMVDDALKGDRVVGIIQPRLDGARQPSGEPELCAVGCLGRLTSITETGDGRYLITLHGIARFRVEEEIASRTPYRICRTKIFAADLDLDSGAEDVDREALLGAFRLYLEANQLEADWDSVVKASNETLVNALSMMSPYGPAEKQALLEAPDLKTRAETLVAITEISLARGNSEDGTRTLQ from the coding sequence TTGGGCCAGGCCGGCAACAGGACCTATGCGAGCGAGAACGAGGTTCCCGCCACCATCCCCGTCTTCCCGCTGGAAGGAGCGCTGCTCCTACCCGGGGGCCAGATGCCGCTCAATATCTTCGAGCCGCGCTATCTGGAGATGGTGGACGACGCGCTCAAGGGCGATCGGGTCGTCGGCATCATCCAGCCGCGCCTCGATGGCGCCCGCCAGCCCTCCGGCGAGCCGGAGTTGTGCGCCGTGGGCTGCCTGGGGCGGCTGACCTCGATCACCGAGACGGGCGACGGGCGCTATCTCATCACCCTGCACGGCATCGCCCGCTTCCGGGTGGAAGAGGAAATCGCCTCGCGCACGCCGTACCGAATCTGCCGCACGAAGATCTTCGCGGCCGATCTGGACCTCGATTCGGGGGCCGAGGATGTGGATCGGGAGGCGCTGCTCGGCGCGTTTCGCCTCTATCTGGAGGCCAACCAGCTCGAGGCCGACTGGGACAGCGTGGTGAAGGCGTCGAACGAAACGCTCGTCAACGCCCTGTCCATGATGTCGCCCTACGGGCCGGCGGAGAAGCAGGCGCTGCTGGAGGCGCCGGACCTGAAGACGAGGGCCGAGACGCTCGTCGCGATCACCGAGATATCGCTGGCGCGCGGCAATTCGGAAGACGGGACGCGGACATTGCAATGA
- a CDS encoding MarR family winged helix-turn-helix transcriptional regulator: MTKPTDEQITALSTALETFTRRYKLADVGGKTLNLLDTQTLLYVSEHPACGPTDVARYLGVAATTISSVTDRLVKHGFLERRRIESNRRSVALTLSPKGEAHVAAYARAHDDLYRMMLDRLSPAERGTLIELITKIAYHDD; this comes from the coding sequence ATGACTAAGCCGACCGATGAACAGATAACGGCCCTCAGTACCGCACTCGAGACTTTCACCCGCCGTTACAAGCTGGCTGATGTGGGCGGCAAGACGCTCAATCTGCTCGACACACAGACCCTGCTGTACGTGTCTGAGCATCCCGCGTGCGGACCGACGGATGTGGCGCGTTATCTCGGCGTAGCGGCGACGACGATTTCGTCGGTGACCGATCGGCTCGTGAAGCATGGTTTCCTTGAGCGCCGGCGGATCGAAAGCAACCGCCGGTCGGTTGCGCTCACGCTTTCGCCGAAAGGCGAAGCGCATGTCGCCGCATATGCGCGGGCGCATGACGATCTCTACCGGATGATGCTCGATCGTCTTTCGCCGGCAGAACGCGGCACCTTGATCGAGCTGATCACAAAGATCGCCTACCACGACGATTGA
- the trxA gene encoding thioredoxin translates to MSNNPFASMQAGGTGPSEAPVGAAASAGLVKDTTTAAFSQDVIRESRNQPVLVDFWAPWCGPCKQLTPIIERVVAAAGGRVKLVKMNIDEHPSIAGQLGVQSIPAVFAFVNGQPVDGFMGALPESEVKAFVDRLVASAGGAGADPVEEALAQARERLDAGDHQNAAQIFGAVLQHAPDNAKAAAGLAECFLEGGDPESARAVTEKVPPEMLADPAFAGVVARLKLLDEIAGLGDPVALQARLEGDPDDHRARYDLALIAQAKGERAEAAGHLLEIVRRDRSFEDDGARRKLLEFFEAWGPADPATRDARRRLSSLLFS, encoded by the coding sequence ATGAGCAACAATCCATTCGCTTCGATGCAGGCCGGCGGCACCGGGCCGTCCGAGGCTCCGGTCGGGGCGGCCGCGTCGGCGGGCCTCGTCAAAGACACCACCACCGCCGCCTTCTCGCAGGACGTGATCCGCGAATCGCGCAACCAGCCCGTGCTCGTGGATTTCTGGGCGCCCTGGTGCGGGCCCTGCAAGCAGCTCACGCCGATCATCGAGCGTGTCGTGGCGGCCGCCGGCGGGCGCGTGAAGCTCGTCAAGATGAATATCGACGAGCATCCCTCCATCGCCGGCCAGCTCGGCGTCCAGTCGATCCCGGCCGTCTTCGCCTTCGTGAACGGACAGCCGGTGGACGGCTTCATGGGCGCGCTGCCCGAAAGCGAGGTGAAGGCTTTCGTCGACAGGCTGGTGGCCAGCGCCGGCGGGGCGGGGGCGGACCCGGTGGAGGAGGCGCTGGCGCAGGCGCGTGAGCGCCTCGATGCCGGCGATCACCAGAACGCCGCGCAGATCTTCGGCGCCGTCCTGCAGCACGCGCCCGACAACGCCAAGGCCGCCGCCGGGCTTGCCGAATGCTTTCTCGAGGGCGGAGACCCCGAGAGCGCGCGGGCCGTGACCGAGAAGGTACCGCCCGAAATGCTGGCCGATCCGGCCTTCGCGGGCGTCGTCGCGCGGCTCAAGCTCCTGGACGAGATCGCCGGGCTCGGCGATCCGGTGGCCCTGCAGGCACGGCTCGAGGGCGATCCGGACGATCACCGCGCGCGCTACGACCTGGCGCTCATCGCCCAGGCGAAGGGCGAGCGGGCCGAGGCGGCCGGCCATCTTCTGGAGATCGTGCGCCGCGACCGGAGCTTCGAGGATGACGGCGCGCGCCGCAAGCTGCTCGAATTCTTCGAGGCCTGGGGGCCGGCCGATCCGGCCACCAGGGACGCCCGACGCCGGCTTTCCTCGCTGCTTTTCTCGTAA
- a CDS encoding amino acid ABC transporter permease, whose translation MSLDPFVVLDHWDLFARGALMSLRICATAFVFGLLIGAVAAAFSFTSFAPLRWLVFVYIMLMRGIPFIVILFLVHYGMPAAGIRNSALFNGTVALSLFAGAYYTEIIRACVKALPAGQWESARAIGMSPFAAARHVILPQVRSPMIPPVVNTTMTMIKESSVISSITVAELTFQGLVVQGNTFAPFEVFIAVALIYWFITAVFAAVADAFERRLGSAQRAGRMNPLAARYLILDGRDAR comes from the coding sequence ATGTCGCTGGACCCATTCGTCGTTCTCGACCACTGGGACCTCTTCGCGCGCGGCGCCTTGATGTCCCTGCGCATCTGTGCAACCGCCTTCGTCTTCGGCCTGCTGATCGGCGCGGTCGCGGCCGCATTCTCCTTTACCTCCTTTGCTCCCTTGCGCTGGCTGGTCTTCGTCTACATCATGCTGATGCGGGGCATTCCCTTCATTGTGATCCTCTTTCTCGTGCATTACGGCATGCCGGCCGCCGGCATCCGCAATTCCGCGCTCTTCAACGGAACGGTCGCCCTGTCGCTGTTCGCGGGCGCGTACTACACCGAGATCATCCGCGCCTGCGTGAAGGCGCTGCCCGCCGGTCAATGGGAATCGGCCCGAGCGATCGGGATGTCGCCCTTCGCGGCCGCGCGCCACGTCATACTGCCCCAAGTCCGGTCGCCGATGATCCCGCCAGTGGTGAACACGACGATGACGATGATCAAGGAGAGTTCGGTCATATCCTCGATCACCGTCGCGGAACTGACGTTCCAGGGCCTCGTCGTCCAAGGCAACACCTTCGCGCCGTTCGAGGTCTTCATTGCGGTGGCGCTCATCTACTGGTTCATCACCGCTGTCTTCGCAGCCGTGGCCGACGCCTTCGAACGGCGTCTTGGATCGGCACAACGGGCCGGCAGGATGAATCCGCTCGCCGCTCGCTACCTCATCCTCGACGGGAGGGATGCGCGATGA